In Pleurocapsa sp. PCC 7319, the following are encoded in one genomic region:
- a CDS encoding serine hydrolase — protein MNRLQDIDIVDRLQDFDAYMEKLLQDWNAPGVGVGIVAEDKLVFAQGYGDRNYAEKLPFTSKTLFSIGSNTKLFTAIAAGILVEEGKLTWDEPISDAVPTIRFYNRELDNTVTLRDMLAHRTGITRHDGIWYHQDSLTRKDIFDRLKYLKPEAPLRQTFLYNNLMYAAVGYIIQLLSGKTWEEFVREKIFQPLEMDSSVYTIADMVQQSDYGVPFNEKRESDEIYQIPHYEEIEAIAPAGAIVSNIEDISHWLIALMNDGKYFDRQVLPANILNATLEPAIALSNVLGKTYDWWELLNPIYGMGRETVAYRGHLLTYHGGAIDGFHSQISFLPQSKLGAIVFAIGDHCASLSDIVTYNIYERLLDLEPTPWSDRWLDIRLKAKQAGKEARSKAGEDRVANTNPSHSLADYVGEYEHPAYGILKIAMKDNNLQFNFGRINLPLTHFHYDRFDTPDDERYGKRSVNFLTNPQGDVDRAAMSISEAEEIFTRQAETLDLQLLAQLAGTYETPTDFKFQVVLKQDNFLYLAVPEQPEEKLIPYNNFTFRVQRFSDMTFEFVMENGQVSALKQKDPSGEYILKRC, from the coding sequence GAAGATAAGTTAGTCTTTGCTCAAGGCTATGGCGATCGCAACTACGCAGAAAAGTTACCCTTTACCTCGAAAACACTCTTTTCCATCGGTTCCAATACCAAGCTTTTTACCGCGATCGCTGCGGGAATATTGGTAGAAGAAGGCAAGTTAACCTGGGATGAGCCGATCAGCGACGCCGTGCCGACAATTCGCTTTTATAACCGTGAGCTAGATAATACTGTAACCCTGCGGGATATGCTAGCTCACCGTACTGGTATCACTCGCCACGATGGGATCTGGTATCATCAGGACTCATTAACTCGTAAGGATATCTTTGATCGCCTTAAATACCTAAAACCAGAGGCACCATTACGACAGACATTTCTCTATAACAACCTGATGTATGCTGCTGTTGGTTATATTATCCAACTTCTTTCAGGAAAAACTTGGGAAGAATTTGTCCGGGAGAAAATATTTCAGCCTTTAGAAATGGACAGCAGTGTCTATACCATTGCGGATATGGTTCAGCAATCAGACTATGGGGTACCATTCAACGAAAAACGAGAAAGTGATGAGATTTATCAGATTCCCCACTATGAAGAAATAGAAGCCATAGCTCCCGCAGGGGCAATTGTCTCTAATATTGAGGACATATCCCATTGGCTCATAGCATTAATGAACGACGGAAAGTATTTTGATCGGCAAGTTCTCCCTGCGAATATACTCAATGCCACTCTAGAACCTGCGATCGCTCTGTCCAATGTATTAGGTAAAACCTATGACTGGTGGGAATTGCTTAACCCTATTTACGGCATGGGTCGTGAAACTGTAGCTTATCGCGGGCATTTATTGACCTATCATGGGGGTGCTATCGATGGATTTCACTCTCAGATATCTTTTCTCCCTCAGTCGAAACTCGGCGCAATTGTTTTCGCAATCGGTGATCATTGTGCATCCCTAAGCGATATCGTCACCTACAACATTTACGAACGTCTATTAGATCTGGAGCCAACTCCTTGGAGCGATCGCTGGCTGGATATAAGACTCAAGGCTAAACAAGCAGGCAAAGAAGCGCGTTCTAAAGCCGGTGAAGATCGAGTTGCCAATACCAATCCTTCCCATTCTTTAGCCGATTATGTTGGTGAATATGAACATCCAGCCTATGGCATTCTCAAGATTGCCATGAAAGATAATAATCTTCAATTCAACTTTGGCAGGATTAATCTTCCCCTGACTCACTTTCACTATGACCGCTTCGATACACCAGATGATGAGCGTTACGGCAAGCGATCAGTAAATTTCCTGACCAATCCTCAAGGTGATGTTGATCGAGCAGCTATGTCCATAAGTGAGGCAGAAGAAATATTTACCCGTCAGGCTGAAACTCTGGACTTGCAATTATTAGCGCAGCTTGCAGGAACATACGAAACACCCACCGACTTTAAGTTTCAGGTTGTTCTAAAACAAGATAATTTTCTCTACCTAGCAGTTCCAGAACAGCCAGAAGAAAAACTGATTCCCTACAATAACTTTACGTTTCGCGTCCAGCGTTTTTCTGATATGACCTTCGAGTTTGTGATGGAAAACGGACAGGTATCGGCTCTCAAACAGAAAGATCCGTCAGGCGAATACATATTAAAACGTTGCTGA